In a single window of the Chelonia mydas isolate rCheMyd1 chromosome 8, rCheMyd1.pri.v2, whole genome shotgun sequence genome:
- the RGS4 gene encoding LOW QUALITY PROTEIN: regulator of G-protein signaling 4 (The sequence of the model RefSeq protein was modified relative to this genomic sequence to represent the inferred CDS: inserted 1 base in 1 codon) — MKHHLDFLLQKPDXCEYSSSHSKKEKMAPAQRVSHKEVQKWVDCLENLLHHNSGLAAFRAFLKSEYSEENIEFWVSCEEYKKNKLPAKLSPKARMIYDEFISLQATREVDQPMLISPSLPARTWEVTSHNVLRPTLLCFNEAQRKIFILMEKDSYCHFLKSHFYLNLVIPSTTTCATESHKRATSPALACSSPLVPQGA; from the exons ATGAAGCATCATCTGGATTTCTTACTGCAGAAGCCTG TCTGCGAGTACAGCTCTTCCCACAGCAAGAAGGAGAAAATGGCTCCAGCCCAGAG AGTTAGCCACAAGGAAGTCCAGAAATGGGTTGACTGTTTGGAGAACCTGTTACATCATAACA GTGGGCTGGCTGCTTTCCGGGCTTTCCTCAAGTCTGAGTACAGTGAGGAGAATATTGAGTTCTGGGTGAGCTGCGAGGAGTACAAGAAAAACAAATTGCCAGCCAAGCTTAGCCCCAAGGCCAGGATGATTTATGATGAGTTCATCTCTTTGCAGGCTACTAGAGAAGTAG ACCAGCCTATGCtaatctctccctccctgcctgcccgcaCATGGGAAGTGACCAGCCACAATGTTCTCAGGCCCACCCTGTTGTGCTTCAATGAGGCTCAGAGAAAAATCTTCATCCTCATGGAGAAGGATTCTTACTGCCACTTCCTCAAATCTCACTTCTACCTCAACTTGGTCATCCCATCTACAACTACTTGTGCGACTGAGAGCCACAAAAGAGCTACATCTCCCGCCTTAGCCTGCTCCTCCCCTCTGGTCCCTCAGGGTGCTTAG